A single genomic interval of Zunongwangia sp. HGR-M22 harbors:
- a CDS encoding YceI family protein, giving the protein MKTFLFILFLAFFGIQLTNAQDLEHKTLKINKESHLKITGDTNINTFSCEFDPKELPEHLRVSFQRKQNTLFFQNTSLKLNSKAFDCGSRPINKDFKALMKAEKHPNIILNLIKLEFKDLSSSLITLEINIAGIAKTFEVPVKIDQASSNYKGTILLNINDFKLEPPKKVFGLIKVKEEIEIKFDLYLEG; this is encoded by the coding sequence ATGAAAACTTTCTTATTTATACTATTTTTAGCATTTTTTGGAATTCAATTAACCAATGCTCAAGACCTAGAACATAAAACCCTAAAAATCAATAAAGAGTCCCATCTTAAAATTACAGGCGACACTAATATCAATACTTTTAGCTGCGAATTTGACCCTAAGGAACTACCAGAACATCTAAGAGTTTCTTTTCAAAGAAAACAAAATACCTTATTCTTCCAAAACACCAGTTTAAAACTAAATTCTAAAGCTTTTGACTGCGGAAGTCGACCAATCAACAAGGATTTTAAAGCTTTGATGAAAGCTGAAAAACACCCTAATATTATTCTAAATTTGATAAAGTTAGAATTCAAAGATTTATCTTCTTCATTAATTACTTTAGAAATAAATATTGCAGGCATAGCAAAAACTTTTGAAGTCCCGGTAAAAATAGATCAGGCTTCTTCAAATTACAAAGGAACAATTCTTCTAAATATCAATGATTTTAAACTAGAACCTCCTAAAAAAGTTTTCGGTTTAATTAAAGTCAAAGAAGAAATTGAAATTAAATTCGATTTGTATCTAGAGGGTTAA